A genome region from candidate division KSB1 bacterium includes the following:
- a CDS encoding DUF5050 domain-containing protein encodes MVRIIIKRGIWKINTDGTKDHLLIEYGTQPCYMADGKMFVYCDYADRAQVYKYFINDSSLENLTNMKWNCLLPKVSPDGKLIVFMHYANYLDYYNIYIMNSDGSNLRLLTTKGYYPSFSPDSKWVVYTNTDSRDGRIWKTSVTGGEKIAVTPPAPDSYFDEHDNSPK; translated from the coding sequence TTGGTTCGGATAATTATAAAGCGTGGTATTTGGAAAATAAATACAGATGGAACAAAAGATCACCTTTTAATTGAATATGGTACGCAACCTTGTTATATGGCCGATGGAAAAATGTTTGTTTATTGTGATTATGCTGATAGAGCGCAAGTATATAAATATTTTATTAACGATAGTAGTTTAGAAAATTTGACAAATATGAAGTGGAATTGTTTACTCCCCAAAGTTTCTCCCGATGGTAAGCTAATTGTTTTTATGCACTATGCAAACTATTTGGATTACTATAATATTTATATAATGAATTCCGATGGTTCAAATCTGCGTTTACTAACAACAAAAGGTTACTATCCATCTTTTTCACCTGATAGTAAGTGGGTGGTTTACACGAATACAGACAGCAGGGATGGGCGTATATGGAAAACAAGTGTGACAGGAGGTGAGAAAATAGCCGTTACTCCGCCGGCTCCGGATAGTTATTTTGATGAACATGATAATTCACCGAAATGA
- a CDS encoding TonB-dependent receptor plug domain-containing protein: protein MVAHPDSPAVIPDVALTARVLEGKQVSVQAYGDVAKLDQYEVSGARAGRPPIPCRNPLLTLKTLPGVWSVNDQSGKFQVRGGSYDDNLIVINGVEIEQPHLVRKGVMENPSLINPYLVDAIKLRTGAYPVTYGDRLASVLDVTYRKNDSQQWSGQVNVSMVEAGVALFSPESETFNFSTSVRRIDYGHIYKSQHRQGEYNPDFYDWQSLFSWNLSDRHKFSGYAALARSRYRSEPSSVKAVPGFPEAPQYSIHESGQERFDHNTGVLGIQWNADWTKSWSTLVKSSIVVQNEREDTQLYTQIIPLDDEELPDSALTLDGRRESYDNAFTHRQVHVHMRTRFQTPLQQLIFGVEGQWLNQDLDADEAVSGNYQLPGDAVGPVQQDILWNTSGTACFLQYQRDLSALFKINAGARLFRYAFNKETVFMPRLGCRYRVTDHTETAFHIGRYAQPPLYREIQHVPLQDRPALKAQKAWQSTLSLRQTLPNRHYVQMEVYYKTMSDLISYDTYDVRTLYSGQNDAKGYAYGLDAMLFGEFVPDCINWISYGYLIAKEDLIYDSEGWVNRPSAQTHTLSFNLQDKMERFPGSRMHLRILLGSGSYYTIYYSKDDEILTSARNAGRLPLYQRFDLGLTQRFTWKGFKFTFKEEVLNMFDHTNVLSASWFENTLVKTYLSGINYNVGVRVEF from the coding sequence GTGGTCGCGCATCCGGATTCCCCGGCTGTGATACCGGATGTGGCATTGACAGCACGGGTGCTTGAGGGCAAACAAGTCAGTGTGCAGGCGTACGGAGACGTTGCCAAGCTCGACCAGTATGAGGTATCAGGCGCCCGGGCGGGACGACCACCAATCCCCTGCCGGAATCCGCTTTTAACGTTAAAGACGCTGCCGGGGGTGTGGTCGGTCAATGATCAGAGCGGCAAGTTTCAGGTGCGGGGCGGCAGTTACGATGACAATCTCATTGTGATCAACGGTGTCGAGATCGAGCAGCCGCATCTGGTGCGCAAGGGCGTGATGGAAAATCCCTCGCTGATCAATCCCTATCTGGTGGACGCCATCAAACTGAGAACCGGGGCGTATCCCGTGACCTATGGCGACCGTCTTGCCTCGGTTCTGGATGTCACTTACCGGAAAAACGACAGTCAACAATGGAGCGGCCAGGTCAATGTGTCCATGGTCGAAGCCGGCGTCGCTCTGTTTTCACCCGAATCCGAAACCTTTAATTTCAGCACCTCTGTCAGGCGCATTGACTATGGCCATATCTACAAATCACAGCACCGGCAGGGAGAGTACAACCCGGATTTTTACGACTGGCAGAGCCTGTTCAGCTGGAACCTGTCAGACCGGCACAAATTCAGCGGATACGCCGCACTGGCGCGCAGCCGTTACCGGTCAGAGCCTTCGAGTGTGAAAGCGGTGCCCGGTTTCCCCGAGGCTCCGCAATACAGCATCCATGAATCAGGACAAGAACGCTTTGATCACAATACGGGTGTTTTGGGGATTCAGTGGAACGCGGACTGGACCAAGAGCTGGTCCACGCTGGTGAAATCCTCCATCGTTGTGCAAAACGAACGCGAAGACACCCAATTGTATACGCAAATTATACCCCTTGATGACGAAGAACTGCCGGATTCCGCTCTGACACTGGACGGGCGCCGGGAATCCTATGACAACGCGTTTACCCACCGGCAGGTTCACGTTCATATGCGAACCCGATTCCAAACTCCGCTTCAGCAATTGATATTCGGGGTCGAAGGCCAGTGGCTGAATCAGGACCTTGATGCGGATGAAGCGGTGTCCGGCAATTATCAGCTGCCGGGTGATGCGGTCGGTCCGGTTCAGCAGGATATTCTCTGGAACACCTCAGGCACCGCCTGTTTTCTGCAGTATCAGCGCGATCTGTCCGCTCTTTTCAAAATAAATGCGGGCGCGCGACTGTTTCGTTATGCGTTTAACAAAGAGACGGTGTTCATGCCGCGCCTCGGATGCCGATACCGGGTGACGGATCACACAGAGACGGCGTTTCATATCGGACGCTATGCACAGCCGCCGTTGTACAGGGAAATCCAACACGTACCGCTTCAAGACCGGCCTGCGTTGAAAGCCCAGAAAGCCTGGCAATCCACACTGAGCCTGCGGCAGACACTTCCCAACCGGCATTATGTGCAGATGGAAGTTTACTATAAAACAATGAGCGACCTGATTTCCTATGACACCTATGATGTGCGCACCCTGTATTCCGGTCAAAACGACGCCAAAGGCTATGCCTACGGTCTGGACGCCATGCTGTTCGGAGAGTTTGTCCCGGACTGTATCAACTGGATCAGTTACGGATATCTGATCGCCAAAGAAGATCTGATCTACGATTCCGAGGGCTGGGTGAACCGGCCGTCCGCACAAACGCATACCCTGAGCTTTAATCTGCAGGACAAGATGGAGCGCTTTCCGGGATCACGCATGCATTTGCGCATTCTCCTGGGAAGCGGATCATACTATACGATTTATTATTCAAAAGACGACGAAATACTGACATCTGCCCGAAACGCGGGACGGCTGCCTCTGTATCAACGGTTTGATCTGGGACTGACGCAGCGGTTTACGTGGAAGGGATTTAAATTTACCTTCAAAGAAGAAGTGCTGAACATGTTTGATCACACCAATGTGCTGAGCGCAAGCTGGTTTGAAAACACGCTTGTCAAAACCTATCTGAGCGGCATCAACTACAATGTGGGAGTCCGGGTGGAATTTTAA
- a CDS encoding DNA-3-methyladenine glycosylase produces the protein MSTRLSSSFFQQSAPEVARSLLGMRLVRRFSDGLVAGRIVETEAYSGPDDRASHASRKNPGNARLMFGPPGIIYVYKVYGLHVCLNVVTGPETTAGAVLLRALEPLEGLDIMRRHRGDHISDRDLARGPGNLTRAFGIDLSFNGASIDNNELWIQPEQNDRPIESGPRVGVAYAGECADWPWRFRIKGSPFASRARS, from the coding sequence ATGAGTACCCGTTTATCCTCATCTTTTTTTCAACAATCCGCCCCGGAGGTCGCCCGTTCCCTGTTGGGGATGCGGCTGGTGCGCCGCTTTTCTGACGGGTTGGTTGCCGGTCGCATTGTTGAAACCGAGGCCTATAGTGGCCCTGACGACCGCGCCTCGCACGCCTCGCGGAAAAATCCAGGCAACGCCCGTCTTATGTTCGGTCCGCCCGGGATCATTTATGTGTACAAAGTCTATGGGCTGCATGTCTGTCTGAATGTGGTCACCGGTCCGGAAACAACAGCCGGCGCGGTGCTGTTGCGCGCGCTTGAACCGCTTGAAGGTCTGGATATCATGCGCCGTCATCGCGGCGATCACATATCTGACCGCGATCTGGCGCGCGGACCGGGAAACCTGACCCGGGCTTTCGGCATTGATCTGTCTTTTAACGGCGCCTCTATCGACAACAATGAACTCTGGATTCAACCGGAGCAAAACGATCGTCCCATCGAATCCGGCCCGCGGGTGGGAGTGGCCTATGCGGGCGAGTGCGCAGACTGGCCGTGGCGGTTCCGGATCAAGGGATCGCCGTTTGCGTCACGCGCAAGATCATGA